The following coding sequences are from one Plectropomus leopardus isolate mb chromosome 10, YSFRI_Pleo_2.0, whole genome shotgun sequence window:
- the LOC121948668 gene encoding coiled-coil domain-containing protein 141-like, whose protein sequence is MEKLKKHEGQVLSAVKRSQQERRRSSRRDEGRRRRRSRDQEEEEEDVHVAMEASLKEGWALLLRLLLSRQQVLLLAADFHRRALEFAVCMDRVEDLLIRADVRLTEVQLSYDSMRKDVLGKSLQVLSSSSILLHKLRRLQRNEALHRTGGVLQEEEEEEEEEEEFPEFPVQQGVGAEGGGAGGGAAGSQEEGGAGGQAAAPTD, encoded by the exons atggagaaaCTCAAG aaacatgaggGACAAGTTCTGTCTGCGGTGAAGAGGAGCCAACAGGAgcggaggaggagcagcaggagagatgaggggaggaggaggaggaggagcagagaccaggaggaggaagaggaggacgtGCACGTGGCCATGGAGGCTTCTCTGAAGGAGGGCTGGGCGCTGCTCCTCCGTCTGCTCCTCAGCCGACAGCAAGTCCTCCTGCTGGCTGCAGACTTTCACCGGCGAGCGCTGGAG tttgcagtgTGTATGGACAGAGTGGAGGATCTGTTGATCAGAGCGGACGTCAGACTGACGGAGGTTCAGCTCTCGTACGACTCCATGAGGAAAG ATGTTTTGGGTAAATCTCTGCAGGTTCTGAGTAGCAGCAGCATCCTGCTGCACAAACTCAGACGGCTGCAGAGGAACGAGGCCCTCCACAGGACAGGAGGAGtactgcaggaggaggaggaggaggaggaggaggaggaggag TTCCCAGAGTTCCCGGTGCAGCAGGGGGTCGGTGCTGAGGgtggaggagctggtggaggGGCTGCAGGATCGCAGGAGGAGGGCGGAGCAGGCGGTCAGGCTGCAGCTCCAACAGACTGA